In Opitutaceae bacterium TAV5, one genomic interval encodes:
- a CDS encoding alkyl hydroperoxide reductase, whose product MKLNCRLTGVVTALLLAMSTSSLPAEPLDVGSPAPQISATTQAGTTLALADVYSGNKYTLVFFYPKAFTGGCTAQSCSLRDGYEALAAKGVAIIGVSTDDVETQRRFKEENHLPYTLLADTDKQVAQAFGQPAGGRASRQAYLINKDGKIVYADHKGTTTRQAEVILEFIKDS is encoded by the coding sequence ATGAAACTCAACTGCCGCCTCACCGGCGTCGTCACCGCCCTCCTTCTCGCCATGTCCACCTCCTCTCTGCCGGCCGAACCTCTCGATGTCGGCTCCCCCGCTCCGCAAATCTCCGCCACCACCCAGGCCGGCACCACGCTTGCCCTGGCCGATGTGTACTCGGGAAACAAATACACGCTGGTGTTTTTTTACCCGAAGGCGTTCACCGGCGGATGCACCGCGCAGAGCTGCTCGTTGCGCGACGGTTACGAAGCGCTCGCCGCCAAGGGCGTCGCCATTATCGGAGTGAGCACCGACGACGTGGAGACCCAGCGGCGCTTCAAGGAAGAAAACCATCTCCCGTACACGCTGCTCGCCGACACCGACAAGCAGGTTGCCCAGGCTTTTGGCCAGCCCGCCGGCGGCCGCGCCAGCCGCCAGGCCTACCTGATCAACAAAGACGGCAAGATCGTCTACGCCGACCACAAGGGCACCACCACCAGGCAGGCCGAAGTGATCCTCGAGTTTATCAAGGATTCGTGA
- a CDS encoding aldehyde oxidoreductase, with the protein MENFTFHNPTRIHFGRGQIARIDRELPSGARVLLLAGGGSIKKNGVYDQVKTALGARATTEFFGVEANPDFDTLARAIDLVRREKLTHLLAVGGGSVLDGAKLVAAAVPYLDAAPAADAWEILRTHGGVVKSALPIGAVLTLPATGSEANGNSVISRRATREKLAFFSPHVYPVFSILDPETTFSLPARQVANGIGDAFCHVLEQYLTFPADAAIQDQFAESVLRVLVAEAPKTLAHPTDYSSRANLMWAATWALNNAIGVGVPQDWATHAIGHELTALHGIDHARTLAIVLPALLDVQRATKREKLLQYGERVWGITTAAGSEEARIDAAIGATRRFYESLGIATRLSGYDVKDAAAAQTAAEVARRLDARGATPLGERDDITAEKVEQILRLAA; encoded by the coding sequence ATGGAAAACTTCACGTTTCACAACCCGACCCGCATTCACTTCGGCCGCGGGCAAATCGCCAGAATCGACCGCGAGCTCCCCTCCGGTGCCCGCGTCCTCCTCCTCGCCGGCGGCGGCTCCATCAAAAAGAACGGCGTTTACGACCAGGTGAAAACCGCGCTCGGCGCCCGCGCCACCACCGAATTCTTCGGCGTCGAGGCCAATCCCGATTTCGACACGCTCGCCCGCGCCATCGATCTCGTCCGCCGCGAGAAGCTCACGCACCTCCTCGCCGTCGGTGGCGGCTCCGTGCTCGACGGCGCCAAACTCGTGGCCGCCGCCGTCCCGTACCTCGACGCCGCGCCCGCTGCCGACGCCTGGGAGATCCTCCGCACGCACGGCGGCGTAGTGAAATCGGCATTACCCATCGGCGCCGTGCTCACGCTGCCCGCCACCGGCTCCGAAGCCAACGGCAACTCCGTGATCTCGCGCCGCGCCACGCGCGAGAAACTCGCCTTCTTCAGCCCGCACGTCTACCCGGTCTTCTCGATCCTCGACCCGGAAACCACCTTCAGCCTCCCCGCCCGCCAGGTGGCCAACGGCATCGGCGACGCCTTCTGCCACGTCCTCGAACAGTACCTGACCTTCCCGGCCGACGCCGCGATCCAGGACCAGTTTGCCGAATCCGTCCTGCGCGTGCTCGTCGCCGAGGCGCCGAAAACCCTCGCTCACCCGACCGACTACTCCTCGCGGGCCAACCTCATGTGGGCCGCCACCTGGGCGCTCAACAACGCCATCGGCGTCGGCGTGCCGCAGGACTGGGCCACGCACGCCATCGGCCACGAACTCACCGCGCTCCACGGCATCGACCATGCGCGCACGCTCGCCATCGTCCTGCCCGCGCTCCTCGACGTGCAACGCGCCACCAAGCGGGAAAAACTCCTGCAATACGGCGAACGCGTCTGGGGCATCACGACCGCCGCCGGCAGCGAGGAGGCCCGCATCGATGCCGCCATCGGCGCCACGCGCCGCTTTTATGAATCGCTCGGCATCGCCACGCGCCTTTCGGGTTACGACGTGAAAGACGCCGCCGCTGCGCAAACCGCCGCCGAAGTCGCCCGCCGTCTCGACGCCCGCGGGGCCACGCCCCTCGGCGAACGCGACGATATCACCGCAGAAAAGGTGGAACAGATCCTCCGCCTCGCTGCCTGA
- a CDS encoding cobalamin biosynthesis protein CbiX, translated as MMPAATTAASAVSALPADVCFLFDNGSLRAEATRSLRALAGALERRIGVRVEAVSLLHSDGVPAEELDGEPARLLEPALGAFLQKNPAAHAVTLPLFFGPSGAVTGYWPGRLKPLLDRFPAARVTRARWLVDTDRPGGDAPEIVAILADRVRAVTRAKGLTRPQVLLVDHGTPRRGVTAVRNLLGAELAKTLADECAPAGVGVASMERRDGDHYDFNEPLLERALRTPPFDRGDVVVALQFLSPGRHAGAGGDIATLCREAEADAAARAGGGGDSRHLRTHMTETISGDPRLVEVLARRVAEACGLPQFRV; from the coding sequence ATGATGCCTGCCGCCACGACTGCCGCTTCCGCCGTTTCCGCCCTCCCTGCGGATGTCTGTTTCCTCTTCGACAACGGGTCGTTGCGGGCGGAGGCAACGCGATCGTTGCGGGCGCTGGCAGGCGCGCTGGAGCGGCGGATCGGCGTGCGCGTCGAGGCCGTGTCGCTGCTGCACTCGGATGGCGTGCCCGCGGAGGAGCTGGACGGAGAACCGGCACGCTTGCTGGAGCCGGCGCTGGGCGCGTTTTTGCAAAAAAACCCGGCGGCGCATGCGGTGACGCTCCCCCTGTTTTTCGGCCCGAGCGGGGCGGTGACGGGTTACTGGCCGGGCCGGCTGAAACCGCTGCTGGACCGCTTCCCGGCTGCGCGTGTCACGCGTGCGCGCTGGCTGGTCGATACGGACCGGCCGGGCGGCGACGCGCCTGAGATCGTGGCCATCCTCGCCGACCGCGTGCGCGCCGTGACGCGGGCGAAAGGGCTGACGCGCCCGCAGGTGCTGCTGGTCGATCACGGCACGCCGCGGCGCGGGGTGACCGCCGTGCGCAACCTGCTGGGCGCGGAGCTTGCGAAGACGCTGGCGGACGAATGCGCGCCGGCGGGCGTCGGCGTGGCTTCGATGGAACGGCGCGACGGAGACCATTACGATTTTAACGAACCGCTGCTGGAGCGCGCGTTGCGCACGCCGCCGTTCGATCGCGGCGATGTGGTCGTTGCGCTGCAGTTTCTTTCGCCCGGGCGGCATGCCGGCGCGGGCGGGGACATCGCGACCCTCTGCCGGGAGGCCGAGGCGGATGCCGCCGCCCGGGCAGGCGGGGGCGGCGACAGCCGCCACTTGCGGACGCACATGACGGAAACGATCTCCGGCGACCCGCGTCTGGTCGAGGTGCTGGCGCGGCGGGTGGCGGAAGCCTGCGGGCTTCCGCAGTTCAGGGTTTAG
- a CDS encoding ABC transporter substrate-binding protein has protein sequence MGFMRVPFVFRFPVAAPVVLAVALFAALVSTAPTAACAATGGGREKILNFGNGTEPQDIDPAVTTGVPEARIISALFEGLVTYASSGSGVAPGVAERWETSADGREWTFHLRADARWSNGEPVTAGDFVRTFERTLTPEFGAEYAYFLYQVEGAEAFNNGTLKEFSKTGFSAPDARTLRLRLREPVPFLLESLTHHSWMPVPIATVEKFGGLRTKGTAWTRPGNFVGNGPFTLAGWLPNQKITVTRSPTYWNAAAVKLDAIAFFAVDNADAEERMFRAGTLDITSTLPLSRTGYYRRQRPAEFRSDDLYALYYYRLNTTRKPLDDVRVRRALALAIDRESITENLLRAGQTPAYNFVPPSPAFHSPARIDGTLDDARRLLAEAGFPDGRGFPRLELLYNSMEAHKQLAEAVQQMWKRNLGIDIVLRNEEWKVYIETQNNLAYDIARAGWNADYPDPFSFLDLWLADGGNNRTGYANPDYDRLVAASLAAPDTAARHAIYRQLDGILARDVPAIPVYFYKRVYAISPRVKNWVPNVIDMRAWQWVDVE, from the coding sequence ATGGGCTTCATGCGCGTGCCTTTCGTTTTCCGTTTTCCGGTGGCGGCTCCCGTGGTCCTGGCGGTTGCCCTCTTTGCGGCTCTCGTTTCCACCGCGCCAACCGCCGCCTGTGCCGCGACCGGCGGCGGTCGGGAAAAAATCCTCAACTTCGGCAACGGCACCGAACCGCAGGATATCGACCCGGCCGTCACGACCGGCGTGCCCGAAGCCCGCATCATCAGCGCCCTTTTCGAGGGCCTCGTCACCTATGCGTCCTCCGGCAGCGGCGTCGCCCCCGGCGTGGCCGAGCGCTGGGAAACCTCCGCCGACGGCCGCGAGTGGACGTTTCACCTCCGCGCCGACGCCCGCTGGAGCAACGGCGAACCGGTCACCGCCGGGGACTTCGTCCGCACCTTCGAACGCACGCTCACCCCGGAATTCGGCGCCGAATACGCCTACTTCCTCTACCAGGTGGAAGGCGCCGAGGCGTTCAACAACGGCACGCTGAAGGAGTTTTCGAAAACCGGTTTCAGCGCGCCCGATGCCCGCACGCTCCGGCTGCGCCTGCGCGAGCCCGTTCCCTTTCTCCTCGAATCGCTCACGCACCATTCCTGGATGCCCGTGCCGATCGCCACCGTGGAAAAATTCGGCGGCCTCCGCACCAAGGGCACGGCCTGGACGCGCCCCGGCAACTTTGTCGGCAACGGCCCGTTCACCCTCGCCGGCTGGCTGCCCAACCAGAAAATCACCGTCACGCGCTCGCCGACGTACTGGAATGCCGCCGCCGTGAAGCTGGATGCGATCGCCTTTTTCGCCGTCGACAACGCCGACGCCGAGGAGCGGATGTTTCGCGCCGGCACGCTCGACATCACCAGCACGCTGCCGCTCTCGCGCACCGGTTACTACCGCCGCCAGCGTCCCGCCGAGTTTCGTTCCGACGACCTCTACGCCCTCTATTATTACCGGCTCAACACCACCCGCAAGCCGCTCGATGACGTGCGCGTGCGCCGCGCCCTCGCGCTGGCCATCGACCGCGAGAGCATCACCGAAAACCTTCTCCGCGCCGGCCAGACGCCCGCATACAACTTCGTGCCGCCCTCGCCCGCCTTTCACAGCCCGGCCCGCATCGATGGCACCCTCGACGACGCCCGCCGCCTCCTCGCCGAAGCCGGTTTCCCCGACGGGCGCGGCTTCCCGCGTCTCGAACTTTTGTACAATTCGATGGAGGCCCACAAACAGCTCGCCGAAGCCGTCCAGCAAATGTGGAAGCGCAACCTCGGCATCGACATCGTCCTGCGCAACGAGGAGTGGAAAGTCTACATCGAGACACAGAACAACCTCGCCTACGACATCGCCCGCGCCGGCTGGAATGCCGACTACCCGGACCCGTTCAGTTTCCTCGATCTCTGGCTCGCCGACGGCGGCAACAACCGCACCGGCTACGCCAACCCCGACTACGACCGGCTCGTCGCCGCCTCGCTCGCCGCGCCCGACACCGCCGCCCGCCATGCGATCTACCGGCAACTCGACGGGATCCTCGCGCGCGACGTGCCCGCGATCCCGGTGTATTTCTACAAACGCGTTTACGCCATCAGCCCGCGGGTGAAAAACTGGGTGCCCAACGTCATCGACATGCGCGCCTGGCAGTGGGTGGACGTGGAGTGA
- a CDS encoding membrane protein → MKYRVGRDGQEIGVWTLEEIIALYQRGELRSGDFVWKEGMPAWKTLAEILPASPPPMTGDAAPALPDLPSLPDIAAIPEINNPAQAGESGDEPGATPLTLRPRPATGHGSHVRPPVAGASAGQTSRRPPKPANNLVWAILVTLFCCIPFGIPAIIFATQVDSKYASGDYAGAEDAARKAKMWAWISAGVGLVVGALWSLFAVVGGGLSGLGRF, encoded by the coding sequence ATGAAATACCGCGTAGGTCGTGATGGTCAGGAAATCGGCGTCTGGACACTCGAGGAAATCATTGCCCTGTATCAGCGGGGTGAACTCCGGTCAGGCGACTTCGTCTGGAAAGAGGGCATGCCCGCCTGGAAAACGCTCGCCGAAATCCTCCCGGCTTCCCCGCCCCCGATGACCGGCGACGCCGCGCCCGCCTTGCCCGACCTGCCCTCGCTCCCCGACATCGCCGCCATCCCGGAAATCAACAATCCGGCCCAGGCCGGCGAAAGCGGAGACGAACCCGGAGCCACGCCGCTCACCCTTCGCCCCCGGCCGGCCACCGGGCACGGCAGCCACGTCCGCCCGCCCGTTGCCGGCGCCTCCGCCGGGCAGACCTCGCGCCGCCCGCCCAAACCCGCCAACAATCTCGTGTGGGCCATTCTGGTTACCCTGTTCTGCTGCATACCCTTCGGCATCCCGGCGATCATCTTCGCCACGCAGGTCGATTCCAAATACGCCAGCGGCGACTACGCCGGAGCGGAGGATGCGGCCCGCAAGGCCAAGATGTGGGCATGGATCTCCGCCGGCGTCGGCCTGGTTGTCGGCGCGTTATGGAGCCTCTTTGCCGTAGTGGGCGGCGGCCTGTCCGGCCTCGGCCGGTTCTGA
- a CDS encoding LacI family transcriptional regulator — translation MNSRDLARILGVSHTTVTLALNNNPRISEAMRQRVREAAERHGYHANALVSALMSRIRQGKPAPVRGEVLAYLSAERTEDGWRKLLNVRECVKGAERQAGRLGYRLEHFWMGYQGANARQVSRVLRARAVRGAMILTAVGDSPGLLLDWEARPVVSIGYGFRQQRLHQVANNHVEGVKLCYQKLRSLGCRRIALSITKIDDEQVRHYWWAGFLMSQQLFGGDLLPVHILSGYDADEDFGEWLRTKRPDAIIGTFPNQSLKFLHEAGVRVPEEVMYASLDIDAEHVGEIAGIRQDWENTGAAMVDVLAGQISANEHGLPTVPKVVLIDGRWVPGKTVRWRR, via the coding sequence ATGAACTCACGAGATCTCGCCCGGATTCTGGGTGTCAGCCATACGACAGTGACGCTGGCGTTGAACAACAATCCCCGTATTTCCGAGGCGATGCGGCAGCGGGTGCGGGAGGCGGCGGAAAGGCATGGCTACCATGCCAACGCGCTGGTGAGCGCGTTGATGTCGCGCATCAGGCAGGGCAAGCCGGCGCCGGTGCGCGGAGAGGTGCTGGCCTACTTGTCGGCGGAGCGGACGGAGGATGGGTGGCGGAAGTTGCTCAATGTGCGGGAGTGCGTGAAGGGGGCGGAGAGACAGGCGGGGCGGCTGGGGTATCGGCTGGAGCATTTCTGGATGGGGTATCAAGGGGCGAATGCGCGGCAGGTCTCGCGGGTGCTGCGGGCGCGGGCGGTGCGTGGGGCGATGATCCTCACGGCGGTCGGAGACTCGCCCGGACTGCTGCTGGACTGGGAGGCAAGGCCGGTGGTGTCGATCGGGTATGGATTCCGGCAGCAACGGCTGCACCAGGTGGCAAACAATCATGTGGAGGGGGTTAAATTGTGCTACCAGAAACTGAGATCGCTGGGATGCCGGCGTATCGCACTTTCAATTACAAAAATCGACGACGAGCAGGTGAGGCATTACTGGTGGGCCGGTTTTTTGATGAGCCAGCAGTTGTTTGGCGGGGATTTGTTGCCGGTCCATATCCTTTCGGGATATGACGCGGACGAGGATTTCGGGGAGTGGTTGAGGACGAAACGTCCGGATGCGATCATTGGCACGTTTCCGAACCAGTCGTTGAAATTTTTGCACGAGGCGGGGGTGCGAGTGCCGGAGGAGGTGATGTATGCGAGTCTCGACATTGACGCGGAACACGTGGGTGAGATCGCCGGTATCCGGCAGGATTGGGAGAACACGGGGGCGGCAATGGTGGATGTGCTGGCGGGGCAGATCAGCGCCAACGAACATGGCCTGCCGACGGTGCCGAAAGTGGTCTTGATTGACGGGCGCTGGGTGCCGGGGAAGACGGTGCGATGGAGGCGTTGA
- a CDS encoding Fe-S metabolism protein SufE → MTVASKQARLVEDLGIIENAQERLAAVVDRARRLPPLGESERVEANRVTACVSAVWIVAARGDGGRLRLRSDADSPLVRGLVALLCEVYDGATPEDAAATEPDVLEQLGLLRDLTPTRRNGLAGARARIRELAAGLAG, encoded by the coding sequence ATGACGGTCGCCAGCAAACAGGCCCGGCTCGTCGAGGATCTCGGCATCATCGAAAACGCGCAGGAGCGCCTCGCCGCCGTCGTGGACCGGGCGCGCCGGCTGCCGCCGCTGGGAGAGAGCGAACGCGTCGAGGCCAACCGCGTGACGGCCTGCGTATCCGCCGTCTGGATCGTCGCCGCGCGCGGCGACGGCGGGCGGCTGCGCCTGCGCAGCGACGCGGATTCGCCGCTGGTCAGGGGGCTCGTCGCGTTGCTCTGCGAGGTTTACGACGGAGCCACGCCGGAAGATGCCGCAGCCACCGAACCGGACGTGCTCGAACAACTCGGCCTCTTGCGCGATCTCACGCCGACGCGCCGCAACGGCCTCGCCGGCGCCCGCGCCCGCATCCGCGAACTGGCGGCCGGCCTGGCAGGGTAA
- a CDS encoding membrane protein: protein MNETIALWGGFTLFIVAMLALDLGVFQRRPHVISMKEALAWFGVWTGLALLFNLGILLFHERGGQAALEFFTGFLVEKSLSIDNIFVFLLIFSFFHVPQVYQHKVLFWGIVGAIILRVAFILGGLALLERFHWTIYLFGGFLLFTGISMMRKKESKFEPGNNRIIRLFRRFFPVAERYDGNRFFTRLPADGDAGTGNGNGAGGKAGRLAATPLFVVLLAVESSDIIFAVDSIPAIFAITGDPFIVYTSNIFAMLGLRALYFAVSGFMRMFHFLHYGFASIILILGVKMLLADVYKVPVGISLVLIVVILLVCVIVSLLRPRHDDLKMLFERPERLGLLPFRRLLLIENIVDLGDIRVRDSMRRRSGVRSVRLDLPWADNLAMIRETRFSRYPLVENPGARPVGSLHVKDLFQCFTAAGPGQPPLPPAAGELRTLARPCLELAEDSPLEDALARFQRSYNHLAVVLDARGEWTGILTIEDVLEELVGKIGDEFDTARSGRFVSMADAITPGRVVFGVRGTSLRDAVKDIFAHVADAELPLPGREILTAVLEREDAMPTWLGKGLAIPHCRLDSLENPVLLFGRSDEGVPVENSGERVELIFLLLTPGGMARLQPRLLADIVGLIESDYVTERLHKADNPAEVIEAIRDGQQIVLD from the coding sequence ATCAATGAAACCATCGCCCTGTGGGGCGGCTTTACCCTTTTTATCGTCGCCATGCTGGCGCTCGATCTCGGCGTCTTCCAGCGGCGCCCTCACGTCATCTCCATGAAAGAGGCGCTCGCCTGGTTCGGCGTGTGGACCGGCCTCGCCCTCCTCTTCAATCTCGGCATCCTGCTCTTCCACGAACGCGGCGGGCAGGCCGCGCTGGAATTCTTTACCGGCTTTCTCGTCGAGAAATCCCTGAGTATCGACAACATTTTCGTTTTCCTGCTCATCTTCAGCTTCTTCCACGTTCCCCAAGTCTACCAGCACAAGGTGCTATTCTGGGGCATCGTCGGCGCGATCATCCTGCGCGTGGCCTTTATCCTCGGCGGGCTCGCCCTGCTCGAACGCTTCCACTGGACGATCTACCTTTTCGGCGGATTCCTCCTCTTCACCGGCATCAGCATGATGCGGAAAAAGGAATCGAAATTCGAACCCGGCAACAACCGGATCATCCGCCTCTTCCGGCGCTTTTTCCCGGTCGCCGAGCGTTACGACGGCAACCGCTTCTTCACCCGCCTGCCCGCCGATGGCGACGCCGGGACCGGCAACGGCAACGGCGCTGGCGGCAAGGCCGGCCGGCTGGCCGCCACGCCGCTGTTCGTGGTGCTGCTGGCCGTCGAATCGTCGGACATCATTTTCGCGGTCGATTCCATCCCGGCGATCTTCGCCATCACGGGTGATCCGTTCATCGTCTACACGTCCAACATCTTTGCGATGCTCGGCCTGCGCGCGCTCTATTTCGCCGTGTCCGGGTTCATGCGGATGTTCCACTTCCTGCACTACGGGTTCGCGTCGATCATCCTGATCCTCGGCGTGAAAATGCTGCTGGCCGATGTGTACAAGGTGCCGGTGGGCATCTCGCTCGTATTGATCGTCGTGATACTGCTCGTGTGCGTGATCGTGTCGCTGCTGCGTCCGCGCCACGACGACCTCAAGATGCTGTTCGAGCGGCCCGAACGGCTCGGGCTGCTGCCGTTTCGCCGGCTGCTGCTGATCGAGAACATCGTGGATCTCGGGGACATCCGCGTGCGCGATTCGATGCGCCGCCGCAGCGGCGTGCGCTCCGTGCGGCTCGACCTGCCGTGGGCGGACAACCTGGCGATGATCCGGGAAACCCGGTTCTCGCGTTATCCGCTGGTGGAAAACCCCGGCGCCCGGCCCGTCGGTTCGCTCCACGTCAAGGATCTGTTCCAGTGCTTCACCGCCGCCGGCCCGGGGCAACCGCCGCTTCCGCCCGCGGCCGGCGAATTGCGAACGCTCGCCCGCCCCTGCCTGGAACTGGCGGAGGATTCTCCGCTCGAGGACGCCCTCGCCCGTTTCCAGCGCAGCTACAATCACCTCGCGGTGGTCCTGGACGCCCGCGGCGAATGGACGGGCATCCTCACCATCGAGGACGTGCTCGAGGAGCTCGTCGGAAAGATCGGCGACGAATTCGACACGGCCCGCAGCGGCCGGTTTGTCTCGATGGCCGACGCGATCACGCCCGGCCGCGTCGTTTTCGGCGTCCGCGGCACCAGCCTGCGCGATGCGGTGAAAGACATCTTCGCCCACGTCGCCGACGCCGAGCTGCCGTTGCCCGGCCGCGAGATTCTCACCGCCGTCCTCGAACGCGAGGACGCCATGCCGACCTGGCTGGGCAAGGGCCTCGCGATCCCGCACTGCCGCCTCGACAGCCTGGAAAACCCCGTGCTGCTTTTCGGCCGTTCGGATGAAGGCGTGCCCGTGGAAAACTCCGGCGAGCGCGTGGAGCTGATTTTCCTGCTGCTCACGCCCGGCGGCATGGCCCGGCTCCAGCCGCGCCTGCTGGCGGACATCGTCGGGCTGATCGAAAGCGACTACGTCACCGAACGCCTGCACAAGGCCGACAATCCCGCGGAAGTCATCGAAGCCATTCGCGACGGCCAGCAGATCGTGCTGGACTGA
- a CDS encoding membrane protein yields the protein MASAPRTLALAALVAALGGAVSLWFRPPGPGSLYFPCVFNRATGWYCPGCGITRALHALLHGQWRAAFSHNLLGLPVLLVAAIVLLRPGWHALRHNRWRPPPLPASTAWWLLGIGITFAVLRNLPWEPFTALAP from the coding sequence ATCGCGTCCGCTCCGCGGACTCTCGCCCTTGCCGCCCTGGTGGCGGCCCTGGGCGGAGCGGTTTCCCTGTGGTTTCGCCCGCCCGGCCCCGGCAGCCTGTATTTCCCCTGTGTCTTTAACCGGGCGACCGGCTGGTACTGCCCCGGCTGCGGCATCACGCGCGCCCTGCATGCGCTTCTGCACGGCCAGTGGCGCGCCGCCTTCAGCCACAACCTCCTCGGCCTGCCCGTCCTGCTGGTCGCCGCAATCGTGCTGCTCCGCCCGGGGTGGCACGCGCTTCGTCACAACCGCTGGCGGCCTCCTCCCTTGCCGGCCTCGACTGCCTGGTGGCTGCTCGGCATCGGCATCACGTTCGCCGTGCTCCGCAACCTGCCGTGGGAGCCGTTCACCGCGCTGGCGCCGTAA
- a CDS encoding oxidoreductase: MTLNDNTTLPQFGLGVWQVANDIAERTVLTALDAGYRSVDTAAIYGNEEGVGAALAATSVPRKDITVTTKLWNAEQGYDSTLRALEESLRRLRLDYVDLYLIHWPVPKAGRYVDTWKAFTKIKADGLARSIGVSNFNPAHIERLIAETGIAPSVNQVELHPAFSQKALRAFHAKHGIATEAWSPLGQGKLLADATLAAIAKKHGKTPAQVVIRWHLQLGNIVIPKSVTPARIAENIAVFDFALDADDLAAIATLDKGAAGRIGPDPETFSMGL, from the coding sequence ATCACCCTCAACGACAATACCACCCTCCCGCAATTCGGGCTCGGTGTCTGGCAGGTCGCCAACGACATTGCCGAACGCACCGTCCTCACCGCGCTCGACGCCGGCTACCGCTCGGTCGACACCGCCGCCATCTACGGCAACGAGGAAGGCGTCGGCGCCGCCCTCGCCGCCACCTCCGTCCCGCGCAAGGACATCACCGTGACGACCAAGCTCTGGAATGCCGAGCAGGGTTACGATTCCACGCTGCGCGCGCTCGAGGAAAGCCTGCGCCGCCTCCGCCTCGATTATGTGGACCTCTACCTCATCCACTGGCCCGTGCCCAAGGCCGGCCGCTACGTCGATACGTGGAAGGCGTTCACCAAAATCAAGGCCGACGGACTCGCCCGTTCCATCGGCGTCTCCAACTTCAACCCGGCGCACATCGAACGCCTGATTGCCGAGACCGGCATCGCGCCGTCGGTCAACCAGGTGGAGCTGCACCCGGCGTTTTCCCAGAAGGCGCTGCGCGCGTTTCACGCAAAGCACGGCATCGCCACGGAAGCCTGGAGCCCGCTCGGCCAAGGAAAACTCCTCGCGGACGCCACGCTGGCGGCCATCGCGAAAAAACACGGCAAGACGCCGGCCCAGGTCGTCATCCGCTGGCACCTGCAACTCGGCAACATCGTGATCCCGAAATCGGTGACGCCCGCGCGCATTGCGGAAAACATCGCGGTGTTCGATTTCGCACTCGATGCCGACGATCTCGCCGCCATCGCCACGCTCGACAAGGGCGCCGCCGGCCGCATCGGCCCCGATCCCGAGACGTTTTCAATGGGCCTGTGA